A part of Streptomyces sp. DSM 40750 genomic DNA contains:
- a CDS encoding phage minor capsid protein: protein MPVSPAMAEDLAAAITTLYADAELSIIERLRKALAEGIDSPLWAEIKARSIGDLREAVEEVTTALQQDANGAVARALAEAYGRGRQAAVAELGALDIGRELQTQRVLPNAPAVDRLAASYANDTRPLYARITRAVVDTYRSIVTRVSSGPLLGTVTRRQASQRALDQFAQRGVQSFTDRSGRNWELATYAEMAVRSVTARAAIEGHIDTLAEIDVGLVIVSDAPLECPLCRAWEGEILTLSGQSGPHTIRAEHTIQPSGLFAPTRTVAVHVAGSLVEARAAGLFHPNCRHSLSAYLPGVTTRPPHHATPGTTYEDTQRQREIERHIRRWKRVQAAAMDEPARRRAGAFVRKWQAAQREHVAAHPDLRRKPQREQIGSAR, encoded by the coding sequence ATGCCCGTGTCACCTGCCATGGCCGAGGACCTCGCCGCCGCCATCACCACGCTGTACGCGGACGCCGAGCTGTCCATCATCGAGCGGCTCCGCAAGGCCCTCGCCGAGGGCATCGACTCCCCTCTGTGGGCGGAGATCAAGGCCCGCTCCATCGGCGACCTACGTGAGGCCGTTGAAGAGGTCACCACGGCGCTCCAGCAGGACGCCAACGGGGCCGTCGCGCGGGCCCTTGCGGAGGCGTACGGGCGCGGGAGACAGGCCGCCGTCGCCGAGTTGGGGGCGCTGGACATCGGCCGGGAGCTCCAGACACAGCGTGTCCTGCCGAACGCCCCAGCAGTCGATCGGCTCGCGGCGTCGTACGCCAACGACACTCGGCCGCTGTACGCCCGGATCACCCGGGCCGTCGTCGACACCTACCGCAGCATCGTGACTCGAGTCTCGTCGGGGCCGCTGCTCGGCACAGTGACCCGCAGGCAGGCCAGCCAGCGGGCGCTCGATCAGTTCGCGCAGCGCGGCGTCCAGTCGTTCACCGACCGCTCCGGCCGGAACTGGGAGCTGGCCACCTACGCCGAGATGGCCGTCCGCTCGGTGACCGCCCGCGCCGCGATCGAGGGCCACATCGACACCCTCGCGGAGATCGACGTTGGCCTCGTCATCGTCTCGGACGCCCCGCTCGAATGCCCGCTCTGCCGCGCGTGGGAGGGCGAGATCCTCACCCTGTCCGGACAGTCCGGACCGCACACGATCCGCGCCGAGCACACGATCCAGCCCAGCGGCCTGTTCGCCCCGACCCGCACGGTGGCGGTGCACGTGGCCGGGTCTCTCGTAGAAGCGCGGGCCGCTGGGCTGTTCCACCCGAACTGCCGGCACAGCCTCAGTGCGTACCTGCCGGGAGTGACGACCCGGCCGCCGCACCACGCGACACCGGGCACGACATACGAGGACACGCAGCGGCAGCGGGAGATCGAGCGGCACATCCGCCGCTGGAAGCGCGTCCAGGCCGCCGCGATGGACGAGCCAGCCCGCCGCCGCGCCGGGGCGTTCGTACGGAAGTGGCAGGCCGCACAGCGTGAGCACGTGGCCGCCCACCCGGACCTCCGCAGGAAGCCGCAGCGCGAGCAGATCGGATCGGCCCGCTAG